One window of the Maylandia zebra isolate NMK-2024a linkage group LG19, Mzebra_GT3a, whole genome shotgun sequence genome contains the following:
- the col12a1a gene encoding collagen alpha-1(XII) chain isoform X2, translating into MKIGLSLATAAFLAALLSSIDAQVEPPSNLKFHILNENTVEMSWMRPSATIEGFKIQVQVPDGDEPTRDFTLDASATMTSLTDLTPDLDYSVSISSYYGSEESIPIFGQLTIQSSNSSGRVRRPQADAIKCSVSAIADLVFLVDGSWSVGRENFKHIRSFIGSLAGAFDIGEDKTRVAVVQYSSDTRTEFPLTRYTRRGDLLQAINSLPYKGGNTMTGDAIEYLVRNIFTEAAGSRKAFPKVAMIITDGKSQDPVEAHARRLRNIGVEIFVLGIKGADEDELREIASTPHSKHVYNVPNFDMIQEVQKEIITQVCSGVDEQLNILVSGEEMVEPASNLEVTEVSSKSMRVTWAPSLGDITGYKLTLNPMLPGMKRQELYIGAGQTSVNVRDLSPETEYEISLYALKGLTPSEPIVELEKTQPVKVSTECSLGVDVQADVVLLVDGSYSIGLQNFAKVRAFLEVLVNSFDIGPNKIQISLVQYSRDTYTEFALNTHHDINAVVRAVRTFPYRGGSTNTGRAMTYVREKIFVPARGARQNIPRVMVLITDGKSSDSFRDAATKLRNIDVEIFAVGVKDAVRSELEAIANPPADTHVYEVEDFDAFQRISKELTQSICLRIEQELLNIKKRSLLPPSDLRFSEITSRSFRATWVPPLANVLSYLLRFRKAEDVTGDYISLALPGDTNTAVLPHLYPLTTYEVNVFAQYDKGDSFPLTGEETTLEEQGAVRNLRVTEETTNSFKVSWQAAPGSVIRYRLSYVPLSGTGEILEAQTLGPETTIVLQELFPITTYRVSVSAEYASGLGSEMQVDGTTKEVRGSPRDLRVFDETISTMKLAWRSAPGNVLQYRIAFKPAEGGERKEISVKGDTTQAVLKNLQPATEYELFVSARYSSGLGDPLLGTGTTLEELGSPRDLVTSDVTDTSFAVSWTAAPGNVRQYRVTYKSLFTTESGEAVIPGSSTTTVLQGLTPETRYEVSVFAVYGHGTGQALVGEETTDVSAAGRSIVVSEETEKSMKVTWQPAPGNVVNYRVTYKPQAGGRQLAAKVPGGTTTTVLRRLTPLTTYDITVVPVYRSGEGKARQGEGTTLTPYKGPRNLQTSEPTKTSFRVTWDHAPGDVRGYKVTYHPVEDDIDLGQLLVGPYDNTVVLEELRAGTKYTVSVFGMFEGGESMPLAGEEYTTYSDAPDPPNFDKPNTMCRTNAQADIVLLVDGSWSIGRLNFKTIRAFIARMVGVFDIGPDRVQIGLAQYSGDPKTEWHLNAHRTRESLLDAVSNLPYKGGNTMTGLALNYILQNNFKEDVGMRPSARKIGVLITDGKSQDDVIANSQNLRNQGIELYAIGIKNADENELRSIASEPNDIHMYNVADFSFLLDIVDRVSDNLCNSVKGPGGAPDAPTNLVTSEVTHRSFRVTWDGPDDQPEKYRVEYRTLSGAPQQVIVDGSQTTVVLQRLNPLTQYLVSVYSVVGEESSDALDGKETTLPLSAVRRMEIYDQQVTTMRVRWERAPGATGYMLLYSAINATQPTTEQEIRVGGDTTDVQLVKLLPNTAYTLSLFALHGESASEPLTKQGVTLPMPPAGELRVRDITHSTMTLDWDAAPGPVRKYLITYKPESGDAKELEVGGRVTSRQLDNLISQTEYALAVTPVYDEGPGQPMLGEAITDVVPAPKNLRFTEVTHTSFVAHWEHGAPDVALYRIGWVKKGDANTQYAILNNDETTHLLENLESDTPYDVSVTAIYPDESESEDLLGTERTLPLPAPTNLVVYNETTTTLNAMWTPPTGRVQNYKISYVPTSGGRIQTTQVGGKKTTVLLPKLTPDTEYAISVVAVYAKGASGPLEGIGKTKPLGGVRNLRVTDPTTSTLTVQWEPAEGSVRQYRIFYVSAAGGVEDMVQVSGSTYSTVLRNLDSDTVYTVSVVPVYAAGEGLRMSENGKTLERSPVRNIQVYNPTTNTLNVRWEAATGPVQQYRVVYSPLNGAKPSESILVPGSTTTALLQQLLPNTDYNVGVVALYSDGEGPAIMDEGKTLPRSAPRNLRVYDPTTTTLSVSWDHADGPVMEYRITYAQITGDPIEGYTTVPGNRNNVILQNLDPDTPYNIKVTAIYADGAGGEVDGDGRTVGMLGPRNLRVSDEWYTRFRVSWDPAPSRVNGYKIIYQPEGSDESMEVSVGDVTSHQLHNLKPGTTYDLKVLAQYNTGDSAPLVGQGTTLYLNVTDLNTYNVGYDSFCLRWAPHRAATSYRLKVNPFDTSRSGAQEITVRGSENSYCFDGLTPDTLYNATVYTQTPNLEGPGVSIKERTLVKPTPVPTKAPTPPPPATVPPALDVCKGAKADLVFLIDGSWSIGDDSFNKVLQFVTSMTAAFDVISPKGMQVSFVQYSDDARTEFKLNTYHDKGIVISALQGVRYRGGNTKTGIALKHVYEKVFTSDNGMRRNVPKVLVVVTDGRSQDEVKKSAEKLQHSGYSMFVVGVADVDMTELRSIGSKPSERHVFVVDDYDAFAKIQDNLITFICETATSTCPLIYINGFTTPGFRMLEAFNITDKTFAAMNGVSMEPGSFNSYIAYRLHKDSFLNQPTKEIHPDGLPPSYTIILLFRLLPDTPSEAFDIWQIADKNNNPEVGVTVNPSSKTVTFYNKDTRGEIQRATFNEQQVRRVFHGSFHKLHITVSPEKVKLNIDCQEVAEKPIKEANNITLDGYEVLGKMVKSGGGRRQSATFQLQMFDIVCSLSWISRDRCCDLPATRDEAKCPSLPHSCTCTQDSIGPQGPPGPLGSPGTKGPRGDRGDPGKPGSMGPRGEQGLPGSMGPPGPQGPNGLSLPGEPGRPGPKGDPGDPGMPGLQGPAGQRGPLGPVGPSGARGPPGKEGPSGPRGPPGPMGNPGNPGVPGITGKPGKPGDPGSPGPVGLKGEKGERGDFASQNMMRSIARQVCEQLVNSQMSRVDMLLNQIPSGYRSNTPGPPGPPGPPGNTGSRGEPGQPGRTGFTGNPGLPGNQGERGLPGDKGERGAPGTGIRGQRGPSGPPGPPGESRTGSPGPSGSAGPRGPPGRQGTPGVRGPPGPPGYCDSSQCVGIPYNGQGYTANQYPPEPEVVNIPVEPAGEFETRNPRGKRSLPQDNTETLAS; encoded by the exons TGGAGCCGCCCTCAAACTTGAAATTTCACATTCTAAATGAGAATACAGTGGAAATGTCGTGGATGAGACCCTCGGCAACGATAGAGGGCTTCAAAATACAAGTGCAAGTGCCGGATGGAG ATGAACCGACCAGAGACTTTACCCTAGATGCATCTGCCACTATGACATCGCTCACTGACCTGACCCCTGACTTGGACTACTCTGTGTCAATAAGCTCCTATTATGGCTCAGAGGAGAGCATCCCCATCTTTGGACAACTGACCA TCCAGTCCAGTAACAGCAGCGGACGAGTCAGGAGGCCACAGGCAGATGCAATCA AGTGTTCGGTCAGTGCGATAGCCGACTTGGTTTTCCTGGTGGACGGCTCTTGGAGTGTAGGAAGAGAAAACTTCAAACACATCCGGAGCTTTATCGGCTCGCTGGCAGGGGCCTTTGACATTGGCGAGGACAAAACCCGTGTGGCGGTGGTTCAGTACAGCTCAGACACTCGTACAGAGTTCCCCCTCACTCGTTACACCAGGAGAGGAGACCTGCTCCAAGCTATCAACTCACTTCCGTATAAAGGAGGAAATACCATGACAG GCGATGCCATAGAGTACCTGGTGAGAAACATTTTCACTGAGGCAGCTGGATCCAGGAAAGCTTTTCCAAAGGTAGCCATGATCATCACTGATGGAAAATCCCAAGACCCAGTGGAGGCGCATGCTAGAAGACTTAGGAACATTGGAGTGGAAATATTTGTCCTAG GTATCAAAGGAGCAGATGAGGATGAGCTCAGGGAAATAGCCTCCACACCTCACAGCAAACACGTGTACAATGTGCCCAACTTTGACATGATCCAGGAGGTCCAGAAAGAGATCATAACACAAGTGTGCTCCGGTGTTGACGAGCAGCTGAACATTCTGGTCAGCGGAGAGGAGA TGGTGGAGCCAGCCTCCAACTTGGAGGTCACAGAAGTTTCATCCAAGTCAATGAGGGTGACGTGGGCCCCGTCTCTGGGTGATATCACGGGCTACAAGCTAACCCTCAATCCCATGCTGCCCGGCATGAAACGCCAAGAGCTGTACATTGGGGCTGGACAGACATCCGTCAACGTCCGTGACCTTTCCCCCGAGACCGAGTATGAAATCAGCCTGTACGCACTCAAAGGTCTGACTCCCAGTGAACCCATCGTTGAACTGGAGAAGACGCAGCCTGTCAAGGTGTCAACAG AGTGCTCACTGGGAGTGGATGTGCAGGCCGATGTAGTCCTGCTGGTCGATGGCTCGTACAGTATCGGATTACAAAACTTTGCAAAAGTCCGTGCCTTCCTGGAGGTTCTGGTCAACTCCTTTGACATCGGACCAAACAAAATCCAGATTAGCTTGGTCCAGTACAGTCGCGACACATACACCGAGTTTGCCCTCAACACTCACCATGACATTAACGCTGTCGTCAGAGCTGTGCGCACCTTCCCCTACCGCGGCGGTTCCACTAACACCGGCAGGGCCATGACTTACGTCAGGGAGAAGATCTTCGTCCCAGCTCGTGGAGCGAGACAGAACATCCCCCGCGTCATGGTCCTGATCACAGACGGAAAGTCGTCAGACTCTTTTAGGGATGCGGCCACCAAACTGAGGAATATTGATGTGGAAATATTTGCTGTTGGCGTGAAGGATGCGGTGAGATCAGAGCTGGAGGCCATCGCTAATCCACCGGCTGACACCCATGTGTATGAGGTGGAGGACTTTGACGCTTTTCAGAGGATCTCTAAGGAGCTGACTCAGTCCATCTGTCTGAGGATTGAACAGGAGCTGCTCAACATCAAAAAGAGAA GTTTGCTTCCACCGAGCGATTTGCGCTTTTCTGAAATTACCTCCCGAAGCTTCCGTGCCACCTGGGTACCTCCTCTTGCCAATGTCTTGTCTTACCTGCTACGTTTCCGCAAGGCGGAAGATGTCACCGGAGACTACATTTCCCTGGCTTTGCCCGGCGATACCAACACAGCTGTCCTTCCCCATCTTTATCCCCTCACCACCTATGAAGTCAATGTCTTTGCTCAGTATGATAAAGGAGACAGTTTCCCTTTGACGGGTGAAGAGACAACTCTCGAAG AACAAGGAGCTGTAAGAAATCTACGAGTGACAGAAGAAACAACCAACAGTTTCAAGGTGTCGTGGCAAGCCGCGCCGGGTTCAGTGATCAGATACCGCCTGTCCTACGTCCCGCTGAGCGGCACAGGAGAGATACTGGAGGCTCAGACCCTTGGCCCAGAGACCACCATAGTCCTCCAGGAGCTCTTCCCCATCACTACCTaccgtgtgtctgtgtctgctgaGTACGCATCCGGCCTTGGAAGCGAGATGCAGGTGGATGGAACCACCAAGGAGG TCCGCGGCTCTCCCCGTGACCTGCGTGTCTTCGATGAAACAATATCTACGATGAAACTGGCGTGGAGGTCTGCTCCTGGCAATGTTCTTCAATACCGCATTGCCTTCAAACctgctgagggaggtgagaggAAGGAGATCTCTGTCAAAGGAGACACCACCCAGGCTGTACTGAAGAACCTCCAGCCAGCCACTGAGTATGAGCTGTTTGTCAGCGCTCGCTATTCTTCTGGTTTGGGCGATCCTCTCCTGGGCACCGGAACCACCTTAGAAG AGCTCGGCTCACCCAGAGACTTGGTGACCAGTGACGTCACAGACACCAGTTTTGCCGTGTCTTGGACCGCGGCCCCGGGTAACGTTCGTCAGTACAGGGTCACGTACAAGTCTCTGTTCACTACGGAGTCTGGGGAAGCAGTAATACCAGGAAGCAGCACCACCACAGTTTTGCAGGGTCTCACCCCAGAGACACGCTACGAGGTGTCTGTGTTTGCCGTCTACGGCCATGGAACGGGCCAGGCATTGGTTGGAGAAGAAACCACAGATG TTTCAGCTGCTGGCAGATCGATCGTCGTCTCAGAGGAGACGGAGAAGTCCATGAAGGTGACATGGCAGCCGGCACCTGGAAACGTCGTCAACTACCGCGTCACTTACAAACCACAGGCAGGAGGGCGCCAGCTGGCGGCCAAAGTGCCCGGTGGCACTACCACCACTGTGCTGAGACGCCTTACCCCTCTCACCACTTATGACATCACTGTGGTGCCCGTTTATCGCTCCGGAGAAGGCAAAGCAAGGCAAGGGGAAGGAACTACAT TAACACCTTACAAAGGCCCGAGGAACCTCCAGACTTCAGAGCCCACCAAGACCAGTTTCCGTGTAACCTGGGACCACGCTCCCGGTGACGTTAGGGGCTACAAAGTCACTTACCACCCAGTGGAGGATGACATCGACCTGGGGCAACTTCTGGTTGGTCCCTATGATAACACTGTGGTGCTGGAAGAACTCAG AGCTGGTACCAAATACACAGTGAGTGTGTTCGGTATGTTTGAAGGAGGGGAGAGCATGCCGTTGGCTGGAGAGGAGTACACCACCTACTCTGACGCACCTGATCCTCCAAATTTTGACAAGCCAA ATACGATGTGTAGGACCAATGCTCAGGCTGACATTGTGCTTCTGGTGGACGGCTCCTGGAGTATCGGACGTCTGAACTTCAAGACTATTCGTGCCTTCATTGCACGTATGGTGGGCGTCTTTGACATCGGCCCTGATCGGGTCCAAATCG GGCTTGCTCAGTACAGCGGAGACCCAAAGACCGAATGGCACTTGAATGCTCACCGAACCCGAGAGTCTCTCCTGGATGCTGTGTCCAACCTGCCCTACAAGGGAGGAAACACCATGACAG GTCTGGCTTTGAACTACATCCTCCAGAACAATTTCAAAGAGGACGTCGGGATGCGTCCCAGCGCTCGAAAGATTGGCGTCTTGATCACTGACGGAAAATCGCAGGATGATGTCATTGCCAACTCTCAAAACTTGCGCAATCAGGGCATTGAGCTCTATGCCATCG GTATTAAGAATGCAGACGAGAACGAGCTGAGGTCCATCGCCTCTGAGCCGAATGACATTCACATGTACAACGTGGCCGATTTCTCCTTCCTGCTGGACATTGTGGACCGGGTTTCTGACAACCTGTGTAACAGTGTCAAAGGGCCAG GAGGCGCTCCAGATGCACCCACTAATCTGGTGACATCAGAGGTGACTCACCGGTCCTTCAGAGTCACCTGGGACGGCCCCGACGACCAACCAGAAAAGTACCGTGTGGAGTACAGGACTTTATCGGGAGCCCCACAAcag GTGATCGTGGACGGCAGTCAGACCACTGTGGTTCTCCAGAGGCTGAACCCTCTCACACAGTACCTGGTCAGCGTCTACTCCGTGGTGGGAGAGGAGAGCAGTGATGCTTTGGATGGAAAAGAGACCACAC TTCCTCTGAGTGCCGTGAGGAGGATGGAGATTTACGATCAGCAGGTCACCACCATGAGAGTGAGATGGGAAAGGGCACCGGGAGCCACAGGCTACATGCTGCTCTACAGCGCCATCAATGCTACGCAGCCCACTACAGAGCAGGAG ATCAGAGTGGGCGGCGACACAACCGACGTCCAGCTGGTGAAGTTGCTCCCCAACACGGCCTACACGCTTTCCCTATTTGCCCTCCATGGAGAATCAGCCAGCGAACCACTGACCAAACAGGGAGTCACAT TGCCCATGCCACCTGCGGGAGAACTGAGGGTTCGGGATATTACCCACAGCACCATGACGCTTGACTGGGATGCTGCTCCCGGTCCCGTTCGCAAGTACCTCATCACCTATAAGCCTGAGAGTGGAGATGCAAAAGAA CTGGAAGTGGGAGGACGCGTGACCAGCAGACAGTTGGATAACCTGATCTCTCAGACCGAGTACGCTTTAGCTGTTACTCCAGTCTACGACGAAGGTCCCGGACAGCCGATGCTGGGAGAGGCCATCACAG ATGTGGTTCCAGCACCAAAGAACCTGCGATTCACAGAAGTCACGCATACCAGCTTTGTAGCTCACTGGGAGCATGGAGCGCCTGACGTGGCTCTGTACCGCATTGGCTGGGTTAAGAAGGGAGATGCCAACACCCAATAC GCCATTCTGAACAATGATGAGACGACCCACCTGCTGGAGAACTTGGAGTCAGACACGCCCTACGACGTGTCCGTCACTGCGATCTACCCGGATGAGTCGGAGAGCGAGGACCTGCTAGGCACCGAGAGGACAT TGCCTCTTCCAGCGCCCACCAACCTGGTTGTGTACAATGAAACCACCACCACTCTGAACGCCATGTGGACTCCACCGACGGGCCGTGTCCAGAACTACAAGATCTCTTACGTCCCCACATCTGGAGGCAGGATTCAGACT ACCCAGGTTGGAGGAAAGAAGACTACAGTCCTGCTTCCTAAGCTGACGCCTGACACCGAGTACGCCATCAGCGTGGTGGCAGTCTATGCCAAAGGAGCTAGCGGGCCGCTGGAGGGCATCGGAAAGACCA AGCCTCTGGGTGGTGTTAGGAACCTGCGGGTAACTGACCCCACCACCAGCACCCTGACCGTCCAGTGGGAGCCTGCTGAGGGTAGCGTCCGTCAGTACAGGATCTTCTATGTGTCTGCAGCTGGAGGAGTGGAAGACATG GTGCAGGTATCAGGCAGTACCTACAGTACCGTCCTGAGGAACCTGGATTCTGATACTGTGTACACTGTGTCTGTGGTTCCCGTATATGCTGCTGGAGAAGGACTGCGCATGTCTGAGAACGGCAAAACAT TGGAGCGCAGCCCCGTCAGAAACATCCAGGTTTACAACCCCACCACCAACACTTTGAACGTTCGCTGGGAAGCTGCCACAGGTCCAGTCCAGCAGTACCGGGTGGTCTACTCTCCTCTGAACGGTGCCAAGCCTTCAGAATCA ATTCTGGTACCAGGGTCAACCACCACAGCCTTGTTGCAGCAGCTGCTTCCAAACACTGATTACAATGTGGGAGTTGTTGCTCTGTACAGCGATGGCGAAGGACCTGCTATCATGGATGAAGGAAAGACAT TGCCTCGAAGTGCCCCGAGGAACCTGCGCGTATACGACCCCACCACCACTACCCTCTCTGTCAGCTGGGACCATGCAGATGGTCCTGTCATGGAGTACCGCATCACCTACGCCCAGATCACAGGAGACCCGATTGAGGGATAT ACTACAGTGCCAGGAAACCGAAACAACGTGATCCTGCAGAACCTGGACCCGGACACGCCGTATAACATCAAAGTGACCGCCATCTATGCTGATGGAGCAGGAGGAGAGGTGGATGGTGACGGACGCACAG TGGGAATGCTCGGCCCCAGGAATCTGCGTGTTTCTGATGAGTGGTACACCCGCTTCAGGGTGTCCTGGGACCCCGCCCCCTCCAGGGTTAACGGATACAAGATTATCTACCAACCTGAGG GCTCGGATGAGTCCATGGAGGTGTCTGTTGGAGACGTAACCTCCCACCAGCTCCATAACCTGAAACCTGGAACCACCTATGACCTGAAGGTGTTGGCACAGTACAACACGGGTGACAGTGCACCTTTGGTCGGTCAAGGCACCACCT TGTATCTGAATGTGACGGACTTGAACACCTACAACGTTGGCTACGACTCCTTCTGCCTCCGATGGGCCCCTCACAGAGCGGCCACCTCTTACAGACTCAAAGTCAATCCTTTTGATA CCTCCAGGAGCGGGGCTCAGGAGATCACCGTCAGAGGCTCAGAGAACAGTTACTGCTTTGACGGCTTAACCCCCGACACTCTTTACAATGCCACCGTGTACACGCAAACGCCCAATCTCGAGGGACCTGGAGTCAGTATCAAAGAGAGGACGT TGGTTAAACCCACCCCAGTGCCAACAAAGGctcccactcctcctcctccagcaaCAGTCCCACCTGCGTTAGATG TGTGCAAAGGTGCCAAGGCCGACCTGGTCTTCCTGATCGATGGTTCCTGGAGTATTGGAGACGACAGCTTCAATAAAGTCCTCCAGTTTGTTACAAGCATGACTGCAGCCTTCGATGTCATCAGCCCTAAAGGCATGCAG GTTTCATTTGTGCAGTACAGCGATGACGCCAGGACCGAGTTCAAACTGAACACCTACCACGACAAAGGCATCGTGATCTCAGCTCTGCAGGGCGTCCGCTACAGAGGAGGCAACACCAAGACAG GCATTGCTTTGAAGCACGTCTATGAGAAGGTGTTCACCTCAGACAACGGCATGAGGAGGAACGTCCCGAAGGTGCTGGTGGTCGTCACGGACGGACGCTCCCAGGATGAGGTCAAGAAGAGTGCAGagaagctgcagcattctg GCTACAGCATGTTTGTGGTCGGAGTGGCCGACGTGGATATGACCGAGCTGAGAAGCATCGGCAGCAAGCCCAGCGAGAGACACGTGTTTGTGGTAGACGACTACGACGCTTTTGCCAAAATCCAGGACAACCTGATCACCTTCATTTGTGAAACAGCCACTTCCA CTTGCCCTCTGATCTACATCAATGGATTCACCACGCCTG GCTTCAGGATGCTCGAGGCGTTCAATATCACAGACAAGACATTCGCTGCCATGAACGGTGTGTCCATGGAGCCGGGCTCCTTTAACAGCTACATCGCCTACAGGCTGCACAAAGATTCCTTCCTGAACCAGCCCACCAA GGAGATCCATCCGGATGGTCTTCCCCCTTCTTACACCATCATCCTGCTCTTCCGCCTCTTGCCCGACACGCCCTCTGAAGCTTTTGATATCTGGCAGATTGccgacaaaaacaacaaccctgAAGTCGGGGTCACGGTCAACC CTTCCAGCAAAACAGTCACGTTCTACAACAAGGACACCCGAGGAGAGATCCAGAGAGCCACATTTAACGAGCAGCAAGTGAGGCGGGTTTTCCACGGCAGCTTCCACAAG CTCCACATCACCGTCTCTCCAGAGAAAGTCAAGCTCAACATTGACTGCCAAGAGGTGGCAGAGAAGCCCATCAAAGAGGCCAACAACATCACACTGGATGGCTATGAAGTGCTTGGCAAGATGGTCAAGTCTGGAGGTGGAAGGAGGCAGTCTGCTACA TTCCAGCTCCAGATGTTCGATATCGTCTGCAGTTTGAGCTGGATCAGCCGAGACAGATGCTGCGACCTGCCTGCAACA AGAGATGAGGCCAAGTGTCCATCCCTTCCTCACTCTTGCACGTGCACGCAGGACAGCATCGGCCCCCAGGGACCTCCTGGACCTTTG GGAAGCCCGGGCACCAAAGGACCTCGAGGAGACAGAGGAGATCCTGGCAAGCCT GGTTCGATGGGTCCACGTGGTGAGCAAGGACTTCCAGGTTCGATGGGACCACCAGGTCCACAAGGCCCTAACGGACTCTCTCTGCCTGGAGAACCA GGTCGCCCAGGACCGAAGGGAGATCCCGGAGACCCAGGCATGCCCGGTCTGCAA GGTCCTGCTGGACAGCGCGGTCCTCTGGGCCCCGTTGGACCGAGCGGAGCGCGG GGGCCACCAGGAAAGGAGGGACCATCTGGACCCAGAGGCCCACCAGGACCCATG